In Haloterrigena turkmenica DSM 5511, a single genomic region encodes these proteins:
- a CDS encoding MOSC N-terminal beta barrel domain-containing protein translates to MVHLERIRIRPVASLDAVSVSERTLVDRGPEWNRRYTIVERTPGSDARPAPVTEERDPRLRRLETTYDLERETVTVRERGSDETATFHLDLDRECFASWLSEFLDYPVEIVRTDESGGPDAAAPSGLTVVSAETLETVAEWYDEIDADELCRRVQPTLVVGGAPPFWEDRLYGRADRIVPVEVGSTTLYGIGPSQLSGVSARDPETGAQTDGFRETFVERRRATLPDWATAVRFDHYFRLLAETQVPQASVGTTLSVDEPITVGEPVPSPTPAD, encoded by the coding sequence ATGGTACACCTCGAGCGGATTCGGATTCGGCCGGTCGCGTCCCTCGATGCGGTCTCGGTTTCGGAACGGACGCTCGTCGACCGCGGACCGGAGTGGAATCGGCGGTATACGATCGTCGAGCGAACGCCGGGAAGCGACGCCCGACCCGCGCCGGTCACCGAGGAACGCGACCCCCGTCTCCGCAGGCTCGAGACGACGTACGACCTCGAGCGAGAGACGGTGACGGTCCGCGAACGAGGAAGCGACGAGACCGCGACCTTCCACCTCGACCTCGATCGGGAGTGTTTCGCCTCGTGGCTCTCGGAGTTCCTCGACTACCCGGTCGAAATCGTTCGCACCGACGAGAGCGGCGGCCCGGACGCCGCGGCTCCGTCGGGACTGACGGTCGTCAGCGCCGAGACGCTCGAAACGGTCGCCGAGTGGTACGACGAGATCGACGCCGACGAACTGTGCCGTCGCGTCCAACCGACGCTCGTCGTCGGCGGCGCCCCGCCGTTCTGGGAGGACCGACTCTACGGGCGGGCCGATCGGATCGTTCCCGTCGAGGTCGGGTCGACGACGCTGTACGGCATCGGGCCGTCGCAACTGAGCGGCGTCTCGGCGCGCGACCCCGAAACCGGCGCGCAAACCGACGGGTTCCGAGAGACGTTCGTCGAGCGCCGCCGGGCGACGCTGCCCGACTGGGCGACCGCGGTGCGGTTCGACCACTACTTCCGGCTGCTGGCCGAGACGCAGGTCCCGCAGGCATCGGTCGGAACGACGCTCTCGGTCGATGAGCCGATCACCGTCGGGGAGCCTGTCCCGTCTCCAACGCCGGCCGACTGA